One Mycobacteroides abscessus ATCC 19977 genomic window carries:
- a CDS encoding CatA-like O-acetyltransferase yields the protein MPAEHALLVVMATFEPLDLQQWPRREWFEHYLDRCPTYYSMTVDLDITNLRAAVDASGRKTYPTQIWALATVVNRHPEFRMALDDQGNPGVWDVVDPAFTVFNPDRETFAGISARYTPDFDAFHSEAAELLSEYRNASTLFPQGAPRPRNVFDISSIPWTRFTGFTLTIAPGWAHLAPIFTIGKFYEQEGRTMMPLALQIHHAAADGYHSARLVEELRQIIADPDWVRD from the coding sequence GTGCCCGCCGAACACGCTCTGCTGGTGGTCATGGCGACCTTCGAACCCCTCGATCTGCAGCAGTGGCCGCGACGAGAATGGTTCGAACACTATCTGGATCGCTGCCCCACCTACTACTCGATGACGGTGGACTTGGATATCACGAATCTGAGGGCGGCGGTGGACGCATCCGGTCGCAAGACGTATCCCACGCAGATTTGGGCATTGGCCACCGTGGTGAATCGTCACCCGGAATTCCGTATGGCACTGGACGATCAGGGCAACCCAGGGGTGTGGGACGTGGTGGACCCGGCATTCACGGTCTTCAACCCCGATCGCGAGACCTTCGCCGGTATCAGTGCGCGCTACACACCTGATTTCGACGCTTTTCATTCCGAGGCCGCCGAGCTGCTGAGCGAATATCGTAATGCTTCAACACTTTTCCCACAGGGTGCGCCACGTCCACGCAACGTGTTCGATATCTCGAGCATCCCCTGGACACGCTTTACCGGCTTCACACTCACCATCGCCCCAGGCTGGGCACACCTGGCGCCCATCTTCACCATCGGCAAGTTCTACGAACAAGAAGGCCGAACCATGATGCCGCTAGCCCTACAGATTCATCACGCGGCCGCCGATGGCTATCACAGCGCACGCTTGGTCGAGGAGCTCCGCCAAATCATCGCCGATCCGGATTGGGTCCGGGACTAG
- the dxs gene encoding 1-deoxy-D-xylulose-5-phosphate synthase, which translates to MLDDIRGPGDLQGLSKRELDLLADEIREFLIHKVAATGGHLGPNLGVVELSLALHRVFESPYDPIIFDTGHQAYVHKILTGRAGDFDTLRQKDGLSGYPSRAESEHDWVESSHASTALSYADGLAKAFELTGQRRRHVVAVVGDGAMTGGMCWEALNNIAAAEHRRIIIVVNDNGRSYAPTIGGLASHLAGLRLTPSYEKVLDESKKLLRGMPVVGPLAYALMHSLKVGVKDAVSPQVMFTDLGLKYVGPVDGHDEHAVEDALRRARGYGGPVIVHVITRKGMGYAPAEDDEAEQMHSTGIIDPKTGRAIKASAPGWTSVFSDALIDVASEHRNIVAITAAMPGPTGLSKFGERFPDRLFDVGIAEQHAVTSAAGLAMGGLHPVVAIYSTFLNRAFDQVMMDVALHRLPVTFVLDRAGITGSDGASHNGMWDLSILNVVPGMRVAAPRDASRLREELTEALAVDDGPTALRFPKGEVGEDIPAIERRDGVDILARPASGLHADVLLVAVGSFASTALATADRLGKQGIGVTVVDPRWVLPVPPHVVELAGQHRLVVTLEDSGVHGGAGSAVTAAMQDADVDIPSRDIGVPQQFLEHASRGQVLEELGLTDQHIARKITGWVAAMSREIGDSTVNPAAQQVD; encoded by the coding sequence ATGCTTGACGACATCAGGGGGCCGGGTGACCTGCAGGGTCTCTCGAAGCGAGAACTGGACTTGCTCGCTGACGAGATCCGCGAGTTCCTGATCCATAAGGTCGCCGCGACCGGTGGGCATCTTGGCCCCAACCTGGGTGTTGTCGAGCTGAGTCTGGCACTGCATCGGGTTTTCGAGTCGCCGTACGACCCGATCATCTTTGACACCGGGCATCAGGCCTACGTCCACAAGATTCTGACCGGCCGGGCCGGAGACTTCGACACCTTGCGCCAAAAGGACGGTCTGTCGGGATATCCGTCACGGGCCGAGAGCGAACACGACTGGGTGGAATCGAGCCACGCGTCGACGGCGCTGTCCTACGCCGACGGACTTGCCAAGGCGTTCGAGCTGACGGGGCAGCGACGGCGCCATGTCGTCGCGGTGGTCGGCGACGGTGCCATGACCGGAGGCATGTGCTGGGAGGCCCTCAACAACATCGCCGCCGCCGAGCATCGGCGCATCATCATCGTCGTCAACGACAATGGGCGTAGCTACGCGCCGACCATCGGCGGGCTCGCCTCGCATCTGGCGGGGCTGCGGCTCACCCCTTCCTACGAGAAGGTCCTCGACGAGAGCAAGAAGCTGCTGCGTGGCATGCCGGTCGTGGGTCCGCTGGCCTACGCCCTGATGCACAGCCTCAAGGTCGGGGTGAAGGATGCGGTGTCGCCGCAGGTGATGTTCACCGACCTGGGGCTGAAATATGTCGGTCCGGTTGACGGTCATGATGAGCACGCTGTGGAGGATGCTCTGCGCCGTGCCCGTGGCTACGGCGGTCCGGTGATCGTGCACGTGATCACTCGCAAGGGCATGGGATACGCCCCCGCCGAGGACGACGAGGCCGAGCAGATGCATTCCACCGGCATTATCGACCCGAAAACCGGTCGGGCTATTAAGGCTTCGGCTCCGGGTTGGACTTCGGTGTTCTCCGATGCGCTCATCGATGTGGCCAGTGAGCATCGCAATATCGTGGCGATCACCGCGGCCATGCCGGGCCCGACCGGGCTCAGTAAGTTCGGTGAGCGCTTCCCCGATCGGCTGTTCGACGTCGGTATTGCCGAGCAACATGCCGTCACCTCCGCGGCCGGGCTCGCCATGGGCGGTTTGCATCCCGTGGTCGCGATCTACTCCACGTTCCTGAACCGCGCGTTTGATCAGGTGATGATGGATGTCGCGCTGCACCGGCTTCCCGTGACCTTCGTGCTGGACCGCGCGGGAATCACCGGCAGCGACGGGGCCAGCCACAACGGTATGTGGGATTTGTCGATCCTGAATGTGGTGCCCGGAATGCGGGTCGCGGCGCCGCGCGATGCTTCGCGGCTGCGCGAGGAGCTGACTGAAGCCCTGGCCGTCGATGACGGTCCGACCGCCTTGCGTTTCCCGAAAGGTGAAGTCGGGGAGGATATCCCGGCAATCGAGCGACGTGATGGGGTAGACATCCTGGCCCGTCCGGCCAGTGGTTTACATGCCGACGTGCTACTGGTGGCGGTCGGGTCGTTCGCGTCGACAGCCTTGGCGACAGCGGACAGGCTCGGCAAGCAGGGGATCGGCGTTACGGTCGTCGATCCGCGGTGGGTGCTGCCGGTACCGCCGCATGTGGTGGAACTGGCCGGCCAACATCGTCTGGTGGTCACCCTGGAGGACAGCGGCGTGCACGGCGGCGCCGGCAGCGCGGTAACGGCGGCGATGCAGGATGCCGATGTCGATATCCCGAGCCGGGATATCGGTGTGCCGCAGCAGTTCCTGGAGCATGCGTCGCGTGGTCAGGTTCTCGAAGAGCTCGGTCTCACCGATCAGCACATCGCCCGCAAGATCACCGGCTGGGTGGCCGCGATGAGCCGCGAAATCGGAGACAGCACCGTGAACCCCGCCGCGCAGCAGGTCGACTAG
- the nhaA gene encoding Na+/H+ antiporter NhaA, protein MRLSQRVFTRGSWAESSRVAEILRKETVGGVLLVVAAVAALLWANSPWSSWYYRLGAITVGPEQLHLHLTLAGWATDGLLAIFFFVVGVELKREFVAGDLRDPGRAALPIVAAVGGMLVPAAIYLAVNASGGGAAMRGWAIPTATDIAFALAVLAVISTHLPTALRTFLLTLAVVDDLLAVIVIAVFYTDELHWGPLGLALVPLGLFALAVQRRRREWWLLVPLAVATWALVHASGVHATVAGVLLGFTVPVLRRDGRTDAHGMAEQFEHRLRPLSAGVAVPVFAFFAAGVTLGGFAGLGQALLDPVALGVVLGLLVGKPVGVFLTTYLLARFTRASLDDDLSWLDIAGVALLAGIGFTVSLLIGELAFGAAESATSGVGAETASHVKVGVLAGSLTSAAVASVVLRLRNRVYQRIEAKETLDADHDGVPDVFGSAPGDRI, encoded by the coding sequence ATGCGATTGAGCCAGCGCGTCTTCACCCGCGGATCATGGGCGGAGTCGTCGCGTGTCGCTGAGATCCTTCGCAAGGAGACCGTCGGTGGTGTCCTGTTGGTGGTGGCGGCAGTGGCCGCGCTGTTGTGGGCCAATTCGCCGTGGAGCTCGTGGTATTACCGGCTGGGTGCCATCACCGTCGGGCCGGAGCAGTTGCACCTGCATCTGACCCTGGCCGGCTGGGCCACCGACGGGCTGCTGGCGATCTTCTTCTTCGTGGTGGGAGTGGAACTCAAACGCGAATTCGTCGCCGGGGATCTGCGCGACCCCGGTCGCGCCGCGCTGCCGATCGTCGCGGCCGTGGGCGGCATGCTGGTCCCCGCCGCCATCTATCTGGCGGTCAACGCCTCCGGAGGTGGCGCGGCGATGCGCGGCTGGGCGATTCCCACGGCCACCGACATCGCCTTCGCACTCGCTGTGCTCGCGGTGATTTCTACGCACCTGCCCACGGCGCTGCGTACCTTTTTGCTCACCCTGGCGGTGGTGGACGATCTGCTGGCGGTCATCGTGATCGCGGTCTTCTATACCGATGAGCTGCATTGGGGGCCGTTGGGACTGGCGCTGGTACCGCTGGGGTTGTTCGCGCTGGCGGTGCAGCGTCGGCGTCGGGAGTGGTGGTTGCTGGTGCCGCTGGCGGTGGCCACCTGGGCACTGGTGCACGCCTCCGGTGTGCACGCGACGGTGGCGGGGGTGCTGCTGGGCTTCACGGTCCCGGTGTTGAGGCGCGACGGCCGCACCGATGCGCACGGTATGGCCGAGCAATTCGAGCACCGGCTGCGGCCGTTGTCGGCAGGTGTCGCGGTACCGGTCTTCGCGTTCTTCGCCGCTGGCGTCACGCTGGGCGGTTTCGCTGGGCTCGGGCAGGCCCTGCTGGATCCGGTGGCGCTCGGCGTGGTCCTGGGGTTGTTGGTGGGCAAACCGGTGGGAGTCTTCCTCACCACCTACCTGTTGGCGCGGTTTACCCGCGCCAGCCTCGACGATGACCTGAGTTGGCTGGATATTGCCGGAGTGGCGCTGCTCGCCGGAATCGGTTTCACGGTGTCCCTGCTCATCGGCGAACTGGCGTTCGGAGCCGCCGAGTCGGCGACATCCGGCGTGGGCGCGGAGACCGCGTCGCATGTCAAGGTCGGGGTGCTCGCCGGATCGTTGACCTCGGCGGCGGTGGCATCGGTCGTGCTGCGGTTGCGTAACCGGGTGTATCAGCGCATCGAGGCCAAGGAGACTCTTGACGCCGATCACGACGGGGTACCCGATGTTTTTGGCTCTGCTCCAGGCGACCGGATCTAA
- a CDS encoding class I SAM-dependent RNA methyltransferase, which translates to MTIGDILEVHTGGAANGGSVVARHDGRVIFVRDALPGERVRVQITDDRQASFWHGAAVEVLDPSPHRIEPLCPIAHSAVGSGCCDLSFADPVYVRELKGDVVSQQLARLGKYEWQGVAQPLGAGDPTGWRTRVRLDVNALGQPGFHRYHSDELVTDLRCAQVVPGLLDGLDQPELGSEGPLHAVMDDQGRRHVLRGSTIVEGEDVAVQKVGDRHWLVPVTAFWQAHRDAAGTYSRLVSDWAELEPGMSAWDLYGGVGVFAAALGEAVGRTGHVVSVDTSRPAFRSAKSALGDLRQVTMICGSVRHAIRDLGEADVAVLDPPRAGAGREVIGKVAAANVSRVIHIGCEAAAFARDVGLYLERGYRVRELRVFDAFPLTHHIESFALLTR; encoded by the coding sequence ATGACCATCGGCGACATTCTGGAGGTGCACACCGGCGGCGCCGCCAACGGGGGCAGCGTGGTGGCCAGGCATGACGGGCGCGTCATCTTCGTCAGGGACGCGCTCCCCGGCGAGCGGGTGCGCGTACAGATCACCGACGATCGTCAGGCCAGCTTCTGGCATGGCGCCGCCGTCGAGGTCCTGGACCCGTCGCCGCACCGCATCGAACCACTGTGTCCGATCGCCCACAGCGCCGTGGGATCGGGCTGCTGCGATCTGTCTTTCGCTGATCCGGTGTACGTGCGCGAGCTCAAGGGCGATGTGGTGAGTCAGCAGCTGGCACGACTCGGTAAGTACGAGTGGCAGGGGGTGGCGCAGCCGTTGGGGGCCGGTGACCCCACCGGGTGGCGCACTCGGGTGCGCCTGGATGTGAATGCCTTGGGCCAGCCCGGTTTTCATCGGTATCACAGTGACGAATTAGTGACAGACCTGCGTTGTGCCCAAGTGGTTCCGGGCCTTCTCGACGGATTGGATCAGCCCGAGCTCGGTTCCGAAGGGCCGTTGCACGCCGTCATGGACGATCAGGGTCGCCGACATGTGTTGCGCGGGAGCACGATTGTCGAGGGTGAGGATGTCGCGGTCCAGAAGGTGGGGGACCGGCACTGGTTGGTTCCCGTTACGGCGTTCTGGCAGGCCCACCGCGACGCGGCCGGCACCTACAGCCGGTTGGTCTCTGACTGGGCGGAGCTGGAACCGGGCATGAGCGCCTGGGACTTGTACGGCGGCGTCGGCGTTTTCGCTGCCGCACTAGGGGAGGCGGTGGGACGTACGGGACATGTTGTGAGCGTGGATACCTCGCGCCCGGCGTTCCGTAGTGCCAAGAGCGCACTAGGCGATCTGCGCCAGGTCACCATGATCTGCGGGTCGGTGCGCCACGCCATACGCGACCTGGGTGAGGCCGATGTCGCGGTGCTGGACCCGCCCCGGGCGGGTGCCGGACGTGAGGTCATCGGAAAGGTCGCCGCGGCGAATGTATCCAGGGTGATCCATATCGGCTGTGAGGCAGCAGCATTCGCGCGCGATGTGGGCCTGTATCTAGAGCGTGGATATCGGGTGCGTGAGCTGCGGGTGTTCGATGCCTTCCCGCTGACTCATCACATCGAGAGCTTCGCGCTGCTCACCCGATAG
- a CDS encoding APC family permease — protein MSTLSKLSTAARRLVIGRPFRSDSLGHTLLPKRIALPVFASDALSSVAYAPEEIFLVLSVAGMSAYAMTPWIGLAVAAVMMVVVASYRQNVHAYPSGGGDYEVVTTNLGPTAGLTVGSALLVDYVLTVAVSMSSAMSNIGSAIPLVAQHKVTFAVAAIVILMSMNLRGVRESGAAFAIPTYAFMIGMYLMLGWGLFQIYVLGTPLRAESASFEMHGEGNGILGFALVFLVARAFSSGCAALTGVEAISNGVPAFRKPKSRNAATTLLLLGGIAITLFMGIILLAERTGAKIAEDPTRQLSGAPADYHQKTLVAQLAEAVFGDFRIGFLFITVVTALILVLAANTAFNGFPVLGSILAQDRYLPRQLHTRGDRLAFSNGIIFLSAVAILFVVAFKAEVTALIQLYIVGVFVSFTLSQIGMVRHWTRLLKTETDPAVRRKMMRSRVINTIGFIMTGTVLLVVLVTKFLAGAWIAILAMGLLFVLMKMIHKHYNTVARELDNHEGEVVLPSRTHAVVLVSKVHQPTLRALAYARATRPDVLEAVTVSVDDRDTRELVREWETSDISTPLKVIASPYREITRPILDYVKRISKEAPRTVVCIFIPEYVVGHWWEQVLHNQSALRLKGRLLFVPNVMVTSVPWQLDSSERRRELDRQSAPGDSRRGFDS, from the coding sequence GTGTCTACGCTTTCCAAGCTGTCGACGGCGGCACGGCGCCTGGTAATCGGCCGGCCATTCCGTAGTGACAGCCTTGGCCATACCCTGCTGCCGAAGCGCATCGCGCTACCGGTTTTCGCCTCGGACGCGTTGTCCTCGGTGGCGTACGCGCCCGAGGAAATCTTCTTGGTGCTGTCCGTCGCTGGGATGTCCGCCTACGCGATGACGCCGTGGATCGGCCTCGCGGTCGCCGCCGTAATGATGGTGGTGGTCGCGAGCTATCGGCAGAACGTGCACGCCTATCCGTCGGGTGGCGGTGACTATGAGGTGGTCACCACCAACTTGGGTCCCACCGCCGGGCTGACGGTCGGCAGTGCCCTGCTGGTGGATTACGTGTTGACCGTTGCCGTTTCCATGTCGTCGGCCATGTCGAACATCGGATCGGCCATTCCGCTGGTCGCACAGCACAAGGTCACCTTTGCCGTCGCCGCCATTGTGATCCTGATGTCGATGAACCTGCGCGGTGTGCGTGAATCGGGCGCCGCGTTCGCCATCCCCACCTACGCCTTCATGATCGGCATGTACCTGATGCTCGGCTGGGGGCTTTTCCAGATCTATGTGCTCGGTACCCCGTTGCGGGCGGAATCGGCATCGTTCGAGATGCACGGCGAGGGCAACGGCATCCTGGGCTTCGCGCTGGTCTTTCTTGTCGCGCGGGCCTTCTCGTCGGGATGTGCGGCGCTGACGGGTGTGGAGGCGATCAGTAACGGTGTGCCCGCCTTCCGGAAGCCCAAGTCGCGCAACGCGGCCACCACATTGCTTCTGCTGGGTGGCATCGCCATCACGCTGTTCATGGGCATCATCCTGCTGGCCGAACGCACCGGCGCGAAGATCGCCGAGGACCCTACGCGGCAGCTGTCGGGCGCACCCGCCGACTACCACCAGAAGACCCTGGTCGCGCAGTTGGCCGAGGCCGTATTCGGGGATTTCCGGATCGGCTTCCTGTTCATCACTGTGGTGACGGCCCTGATCTTGGTACTGGCCGCGAACACCGCCTTCAATGGTTTCCCGGTGCTCGGGTCGATTCTGGCGCAGGACCGCTACCTGCCGCGCCAGCTACACACCCGCGGCGACCGCCTCGCGTTCTCCAACGGCATCATCTTCCTGTCGGCCGTGGCGATCCTGTTCGTGGTGGCGTTCAAGGCCGAAGTGACAGCCCTCATTCAGCTGTATATCGTCGGCGTCTTCGTGTCCTTCACCCTGAGTCAGATCGGTATGGTGCGGCACTGGACTCGGTTGCTCAAGACCGAGACCGATCCGGCCGTGCGCCGCAAGATGATGCGCTCACGCGTCATCAACACCATAGGTTTCATCATGACCGGCACGGTGCTGCTCGTGGTCCTGGTCACCAAATTCCTTGCCGGAGCGTGGATCGCGATCTTGGCTATGGGTCTGCTGTTCGTGCTGATGAAGATGATCCACAAGCACTACAACACGGTGGCCCGTGAGCTGGACAACCACGAGGGAGAGGTCGTGCTGCCCAGCCGCACGCACGCCGTCGTGCTCGTCTCGAAGGTGCACCAGCCCACGCTGCGTGCCCTCGCATATGCGCGCGCCACGCGCCCAGATGTCCTGGAAGCCGTCACCGTCAGCGTGGACGACCGCGATACCCGCGAGCTGGTGCGCGAATGGGAGACAAGCGATATCAGCACGCCGTTGAAGGTGATCGCGTCCCCGTACCGCGAAATCACCCGGCCTATCCTGGATTACGTCAAGCGCATCAGTAAGGAAGCGCCACGCACGGTCGTCTGCATATTCATCCCCGAATACGTGGTGGGCCACTGGTGGGAGCAGGTGCTGCACAATCAGAGTGCGCTACGACTCAAGGGACGTCTGTTGTTTGTGCCCAATGTCATGGTCACATCCGTTCCCTGGCAACTCGATTCGTCTGAACGTCGGCGTGAACTGGACAGACAGTCCGCACCGGGCGACTCGCGGCGCGGTTTCGACTCGTAA
- a CDS encoding potassium channel family protein, translated as MRVVVMGCGRVGAALAGGLARIGHEVAIIDKEAAAFNRLGPEFTGERIVGMGFDRDVLLRAGIERAQAFAAVSSGDNSNIISARAARETFGVERVVARIYDAKRAAVYERLGIPTVATVPWTTDRLLHALTRESDTTKWRDPSGSVVVTELALHEDWIGKRVTALEAATGARAAFIIRFGTGVLPDAKTVIQDSDEVYVSAVSGRAAEAMAIAAQPPGEDADDDHGGAR; from the coding sequence GTGCGAGTAGTGGTGATGGGCTGCGGGCGCGTGGGCGCCGCGCTGGCCGGCGGCCTGGCCAGAATCGGCCATGAGGTGGCGATCATCGACAAGGAAGCCGCCGCGTTCAACCGGCTCGGCCCCGAATTCACCGGCGAACGCATTGTCGGCATGGGTTTTGATCGCGACGTTCTCTTACGGGCCGGAATCGAGCGGGCCCAGGCGTTCGCCGCGGTGTCCTCCGGCGACAACTCGAACATCATCTCGGCCCGGGCGGCCCGCGAAACCTTCGGTGTCGAGCGCGTGGTGGCGCGCATCTACGACGCCAAGCGTGCCGCGGTGTACGAGCGACTCGGCATCCCGACGGTCGCGACCGTGCCCTGGACCACCGACCGTCTGCTGCACGCCCTCACGCGCGAAAGCGACACCACCAAGTGGCGCGACCCGTCAGGTTCCGTCGTCGTCACCGAACTCGCCCTGCATGAAGACTGGATTGGCAAGCGCGTCACCGCACTCGAGGCCGCCACCGGTGCGCGGGCGGCCTTCATCATCCGGTTCGGCACCGGCGTGCTGCCCGACGCCAAGACGGTGATCCAGGACAGCGACGAGGTCTACGTCTCCGCGGTTTCGGGACGTGCCGCCGAGGCGATGGCCATCGCCGCGCAGCCGCCCGGCGAGGACGCCGACGATGACCACGGAGGTGCCCGATGA
- a CDS encoding potassium channel family protein, giving the protein MKVAIGGAGAVGRSIARELIESRHEVTLLERNPDHIDPEAVPEAQWRLGDACEISLLEAEELHTFDVVIAATGDDKANLVLSLLAKTEFAVARVVARVNDPRNEWLFDDAWGVDVAVSTPRMLASLVEEAVAVGDVVRLMEFRKGQANLVEITLPDDTPWGGKPVRKLELPRDAVLVAILRGSRVIAAQPDEPLEGGDELILVATADIEDELHRAVLPE; this is encoded by the coding sequence ATGAAGGTCGCCATCGGAGGGGCCGGCGCCGTGGGGCGCTCGATCGCACGCGAGCTCATCGAGAGCCGTCACGAAGTCACGCTGCTGGAGCGCAACCCGGACCACATCGATCCGGAGGCGGTGCCCGAAGCGCAGTGGCGGCTGGGCGATGCCTGTGAGATCAGCCTGCTGGAGGCCGAGGAGCTACACACCTTTGATGTGGTGATCGCGGCGACCGGCGACGACAAGGCCAACCTGGTGCTAAGTCTGCTGGCCAAAACCGAATTCGCGGTGGCTCGTGTGGTGGCGCGTGTGAACGACCCCCGCAATGAGTGGTTGTTCGACGACGCGTGGGGCGTCGATGTCGCGGTGTCGACACCGCGCATGCTGGCCTCCCTTGTCGAAGAGGCGGTCGCCGTCGGTGACGTGGTGCGGCTCATGGAGTTCCGCAAGGGACAGGCCAATCTGGTGGAGATCACCCTGCCCGACGACACCCCCTGGGGCGGTAAACCGGTACGTAAGCTGGAACTGCCCCGTGACGCGGTGCTGGTGGCGATTCTGCGCGGCTCACGCGTCATCGCCGCTCAGCCCGACGAGCCCCTTGAGGGCGGTGACGAGCTGATTCTGGTGGCCACCGCCGATATCGAGGACGAGCTGCACCGGGCCGTGCTACCCGAATAG
- a CDS encoding DUF3159 domain-containing protein, with the protein MPETPSHEPDGSGGLDAHEGPHLKISVPGTKPEEPGSSPLHEMWHQAGGWQGIVYSSIPVIVFVVAVSVSSLIPAIISALVAATLVLIWRLVRRESVQPAVSGFISVGISALIAYLLGEAKGYFLIGIWANFFWGTVFLVSVIIRRPIVGYAYSWATGGDMSWRGNRRIVTAFDIATVSWIVLFAVRFVVQEWLYLAGNTAWLGGAKIAMGWPLTAVGALVTLLVIRYVRRHTDQAEDRAPESEPPA; encoded by the coding sequence GTGCCAGAAACCCCATCGCACGAGCCCGACGGCTCGGGTGGATTAGACGCGCACGAGGGCCCGCATCTGAAAATCAGCGTGCCCGGGACCAAACCTGAGGAGCCGGGCAGCTCGCCGCTGCACGAGATGTGGCACCAGGCTGGGGGTTGGCAGGGCATCGTCTATTCGTCGATCCCGGTGATCGTCTTCGTGGTCGCGGTCAGTGTCTCCTCGCTCATCCCCGCCATCATTTCGGCGCTGGTTGCCGCGACACTCGTGCTGATCTGGCGGTTGGTGCGGCGTGAATCGGTGCAGCCGGCCGTCTCGGGATTCATCAGTGTCGGGATCAGTGCGCTGATCGCTTACCTGTTGGGAGAAGCCAAGGGCTACTTCCTGATTGGTATCTGGGCCAACTTCTTCTGGGGCACGGTGTTCTTGGTGTCGGTCATCATCCGCCGCCCGATTGTCGGCTATGCGTACAGCTGGGCGACCGGGGGCGATATGTCCTGGCGCGGCAATCGGCGCATCGTGACCGCCTTCGACATCGCGACGGTGTCCTGGATCGTGCTGTTCGCTGTCAGATTCGTTGTCCAGGAGTGGCTGTACCTCGCCGGAAACACGGCGTGGCTCGGTGGCGCCAAGATCGCCATGGGCTGGCCGCTGACGGCCGTCGGCGCCCTGGTCACTCTGTTGGTGATCCGGTACGTGCGCCGTCACACCGACCAGGCCGAAGATCGGGCGCCCGAGTCCGAGCCCCCCGCCTGA
- a CDS encoding OB-fold nucleic acid binding domain-containing protein, translated as MATTGGYLRRLTRRLTEDLEQVDAEKIGDDAAATGAQRVIDCQRGQEVTMCGTLRTVETNSKGCVAGVKAELFDGTDTVMLVWLGQRRIPGIESGRTLLVRGRLGKLENGGKVIHNPYYEIQR; from the coding sequence GTGGCTACCACCGGCGGTTATCTGCGTCGACTTACCCGTCGACTGACAGAGGACCTGGAGCAAGTAGACGCCGAGAAAATCGGCGACGACGCCGCCGCCACCGGTGCTCAGCGCGTCATCGATTGTCAACGCGGCCAAGAAGTCACCATGTGCGGCACACTGCGTACCGTCGAAACCAATTCCAAGGGCTGTGTGGCCGGCGTGAAGGCGGAGCTGTTCGACGGCACCGACACCGTGATGCTGGTCTGGCTGGGGCAGCGGCGTATCCCGGGCATCGAATCGGGCCGCACCCTGCTCGTGCGTGGCCGCCTCGGCAAGCTCGAGAACGGCGGCAAGGTGATTCACAACCCGTACTACGAAATTCAGCGCTAA
- a CDS encoding alpha/beta fold hydrolase — MPGTGSDDDFINRAFGPALTQVGATLIAVRPEPDDLVNGYRRALNQAAQLGPIVVGGVSIGTAVALTWALQNPEATVAVLAAMPAWTGAPENSPASVSARVTAESLRSDGLAAVTAAMQASSPAWLAAELTRSWAVQWPGLPHAMEEVSAFVNPSAAEIRALSVPMAVAAATDDPIHPLEVGRDWAAWAPRAALRTFTLDQLGADPACLGRACIAALADI, encoded by the coding sequence ATGCCGGGCACCGGCTCCGACGACGACTTCATCAATCGGGCCTTCGGCCCCGCCCTCACGCAGGTGGGGGCGACCCTGATCGCGGTACGCCCGGAGCCCGATGACCTGGTCAATGGGTATCGGCGGGCGCTGAATCAAGCTGCTCAGCTGGGACCCATCGTGGTCGGCGGGGTCTCCATCGGTACCGCAGTCGCCCTGACGTGGGCGTTGCAGAACCCGGAGGCGACGGTGGCAGTGTTGGCGGCGATGCCCGCGTGGACCGGGGCGCCGGAAAACTCGCCGGCTTCCGTGTCGGCACGGGTTACCGCCGAATCTTTGCGCTCCGACGGGCTGGCCGCGGTGACCGCGGCGATGCAGGCCAGCAGCCCCGCGTGGCTTGCCGCCGAGCTGACGCGCTCATGGGCCGTGCAGTGGCCGGGCCTGCCCCACGCAATGGAAGAGGTGTCGGCATTCGTGAACCCGTCGGCCGCCGAGATCCGCGCGCTGAGCGTGCCGATGGCCGTGGCAGCAGCCACCGATGACCCGATCCATCCGCTGGAGGTCGGCCGCGACTGGGCGGCCTGGGCCCCACGGGCGGCGCTGCGTACCTTCACGCTGGATCAGCTCGGCGCAGACCCGGCCTGTCTGGGACGGGCGTGTATCGCAGCACTGGCCGATATCTGA